The Papaver somniferum cultivar HN1 chromosome 6, ASM357369v1, whole genome shotgun sequence genome segment ggattattcacgaatcgttcacgaattttacgtatcccgaatgatacgtccgtttaattcgccataaattctttagcttttacttttcaaagactccactttttgggctttactgcctcccgaacatacacgaccgaatattagacgtgttataatttttatgaaacaaaaatgactgaagagatttgaaggtgaaggtgagagagatctcaaactcactaacaaagcatctaaaccaccatacgacgtccttttgaataactaatattgtatatattattaatatcatcatattgagtttattttttccttaaataactcacacatatgcataaaaattggtctatgaccttataaatacaaattatttgttatatatagataccgaattttcagagccgaactcacatttataaatcgaattatacacgtacgtatgccgttccgaattaatgacgaatcacgtcccgttgatcgaattttggaccgaatctggattttacaaaaccgtataatactcgtacgtttgccgttccgtacgtttgacgaatcacgaattgctaactagggtcaaGGGTATGAATCCAGACAGAAAAGATATATATCTTATGAAATCTCCCATCTCCTCGCCCCAGCCACTTTCCACTTCATTTCCACGTGCCCACTTCACATTTGCTGTCACTGTGAAAAAATCATTTCGCGCGTAAATCCAGAGTAAAGAATCAATAGAAAAACCGACGTTTTATTCTTATGAAAATCTCCTCACCACATTCCATTTCCTAAACTTTCAAACACTCTCCTTCTCGAAAATGTCAATTCTACCCTTCTCATCCTCCGACAAAAAATACCGAAGAAGTCCGAAAAGTCACCCTTTCCTTCCCAAAAATCAAAACAATAACCAATTCAGATCTGATGAATCGTATTACGAATCAGGAGAAATTGGATTCAATGGCGCTTCGTTCTCCGGTGCGGTATTCAACCTGTCGACGACAATTGTTGGTGCTGGAATTATGGCACTTCCTGCCACTGTTAAAGAATTGGGATTATTGCCGGGATTGATCATGATTGTTGTTATGGCAGTATTAACAGAATCATCTATTGAAATCATCTTGAGATTCGGTAAAGCGTCGAAATCAGTTTCGTATTCGGGTGTTGTCGGAGATTCGTTCGGTGGTGGTGGTAGAACGTTGTTGCAGATTTGTGTGATTGTTAATAATCTTGGATTGCTCATCGTCTACATGATCATCATAGGTAAATCTCCATGGATCTTCATACTAAGCTTTTGCTAACATGCGCTCTGGTAAAAGAAAAGGAATTTACTaactaaaccttttttttttctttttgtaaagttTACTGCATGCCGTGATTTTCGGTTATTCATGGTAGTAAATCCCGAAATTGATGGAGGTTTTCTGAAATTTTGCTAAGTGATTTTTCTGCTTACACTTAGGTTATACTTTGTGCAGGTGATGTAATGTCTGGTACAAGATTAAGTTCTGGGATGGTGCATCATTCAGGTGTATTAGAAGAGTGGTTTGGAGCACATTGGTGGACATCACCTTCTGTGATTCTCCTATTTACTGCGCTTACTGTTATCTCTCCGTTGATCTCTTTTAAGCGTGTCGGTGAGTTGTTTTCTGTACAATTATTTTGCTGATAAATGTAGTGACTGGATGGATGGGATATGAAGAGTTGTTCTTGTTGCATTTATGTGTAGATTCTTTGAGATACACGTCGGCATTGTCGGTAGCTTTGGCGGTAGTTTTTGTTGCGATTACAACAGGAATAACAGTTGTTAAATTGATGAATGGAAGTATTGAAATGCCGCGTTTGTTCCCTAATGTTGTAGACCAAGCTTCTTTTTGGAAGCTTTTTACAACTGTTCCTGTGCTTGTCACTGCCTACATTTGCCATTACAGCAGTAAGCATTATGTCTAACTCGTCTAACTAGGCTTCAATTTCGTAAAACCGGGAAGAATTATTGGTTGTGTTACTTGATGCTTACTGTGGCAAAACATATGAAGTTGGTGTCTAATAGTTTTGTTTGCTTTGGCAGTACACCCTATAGAAAATGAACTGAAAGATCCATCACAGATGAAGTTGATTGTTCGAGCGTCACTCACATTCTGCGCATCAGTTTACGTGGCAACTAGTTTGTTTGGGTTCCTACTCTTTGGAGAACAAACTTTGGATGATGTTTTGGCAAATTTTGATGCAGACCTTGGGATTCCTTACGCAGGACTATTACTGAATGATGTGGTGAGAGTAAGCTATGGATTGCACTTGATACTTGTGTTTCCAGTTGTTTTCTTCTCTCTGCGTCTCAGCATCGATGGCCTACTTTTTCCAACGGCAGTACCTATTGTATTTGACAACCGAAGATTCCTGTCGATCAGTGTTGGTCTAATGGGAGTCATCTTCATTGGTGCCACTTTTGTGCCAAACATATGGACCGCATTCCAGTTCACCGGTGCCACTGCTGCTACCTCTCTAGGCTTCATTTTCCCCGCAGCCATTGTTCTAAAGTAAGAACTCCCTTATTTCTTCCTAAAGAAGTGGACTGTAATAAACTCATCAGTTAATGTTGTTCCATTTGATGTTTGCAGGGATCAATatggaattgcaacaaagaaaGACAGGATGTTGTCTTGGTTTTTGATGATTTTGGCAGTGACTTCAAGCACAATAGCCATTTCTAGTAACATTTACGGCATATTTAAAGATCAAGGATCGGAGAATATGAGGAGTAAAGAATAAGAAGAATTTTAAATCAGAAACTCCTGAGAAGTGAGCTTCTACCAGTTTCATGTACTTGGAGTGAAGAGAGAATACTCTGCTTCACAATCCCGCCATTAATTTGTTTTGGAGACCATGGTTAAAGAAACCAATTGGTTCTCTAGGCATCAATTAGTATACAATTGAGAAAGATAGGGACAACTGCACAGTAGAAATTAGATAGGGAATAGACAAATACAGTGAGGATtgtgaaaaaaaaattctctgtcTTTTTGGCTTTTGAGATTAAAATATGATTTAATGTACTGGAAACTTGTATCACGGAGCCAGAGAACAAAGAGCTCTTTCTTAAATCTGAGGTAAAGAATTTTGATGAATATGATCCATTAGTACCTTTGGTGGTGCAAAAGTCCAATATATCAAACTGCTTAGATTTAGTATTTTGTCCGCTTAAAAGGAACAACTCTCAGGCAAATGTTGGGATAGCTGAAAATAGGATTCCTTGATCAAGTATTACTGCGGAAGGCTAGATGTTCAAGCATTTTTGAGAAATTTACAGGTCCAAAAAATGCAGTGGCACAAATTTCTACACACATAAGTGACTGGAAACAGTGTCTAGTCTTGAGAGATGGGAACCAACAACAACAGTCTGCTGTTAACACTATAATGCCTACTTCGAAACCTCCCCTGTCAGCAGTGGagaaaattaattttgatgcttCTCATATTGAAGCATCAGGTGGGACAGGCATTGGACTGATAACCAAAAATTGGAGGGAGACTCCAAGAATGTGATTAGTGCAATGGGAAAGCTGCTTCAGAGAAAACCGACTACTTCCAACTTAATCAAGACTCTTTAAACCCTATACAACTGTTTGAAAATTCTACTTCCAACTATTGGTCTTCCTCTTACTCTCTCCGGCGAATCAAAATTGTAATTCTAAATTTGCTGTCGGGTGTTTTTAAATTTGGATACAATAATTAATTCAGATGGATCTTGACAGTATGTAAACTGGTTGCTTAATAATCTATTAATAAAACTATTTTACAGGAAGGATTTTATTCATCGGCCTTGgtccttttcttctttttatctcCTCCCATCTCTTTACCTTTCCTCTTCCCAAACCTCTTAGCTCCCTGAaaccaaaatcaaagaaaactaGATGAAAAAGTTCACAATTCCAAAAATTGGCAATAAATTTTGAAACTCATGGAatattgggaaaaacaaaaaagcATCACATACCTC includes the following:
- the LOC113288494 gene encoding amino acid transporter AVT6A-like; the encoded protein is MSILPFSSSDKKYRRSPKSHPFLPKNQNNNQFRSDESYYESGEIGFNGASFSGAVFNLSTTIVGAGIMALPATVKELGLLPGLIMIVVMAVLTESSIEIILRFGKASKSVSYSGVVGDSFGGGGRTLLQICVIVNNLGLLIVYMIIIGDVMSGTRLSSGMVHHSGVLEEWFGAHWWTSPSVILLFTALTVISPLISFKRVDSLRYTSALSVALAVVFVAITTGITVVKLMNGSIEMPRLFPNVVDQASFWKLFTTVPVLVTAYICHYSIHPIENELKDPSQMKLIVRASLTFCASVYVATSLFGFLLFGEQTLDDVLANFDADLGIPYAGLLLNDVVRVSYGLHLILVFPVVFFSLRLSIDGLLFPTAVPIVFDNRRFLSISVGLMGVIFIGATFVPNIWTAFQFTGATAATSLGFIFPAAIVLKDQYGIATKKDRMLSWFLMILAVTSSTIAISSNIYGIFKDQGSENMRSKE